In Amycolatopsis methanolica 239, a single genomic region encodes these proteins:
- a CDS encoding ABC transporter ATP-binding protein — protein MIEARGLTKHYGKTLAVNDLSFDVAPGEVTGFLGPNGAGKSTTMRMILGLDNPTSGQVTIGGKRYTELKNPLRTVGALLDAKWVHPNRSARAHLAWMAKSNHIPARRVDEVLDIVGLTSVAGKRAGGFSLGMSQRLGIAAALLGDPEVLLFDEPVNGLDPEGILWIRKFMHRLADEGRTVFVSSHLLSEMALTASNLVVIGKGKLISQSTTKEFVARASENTVKVRSPQLAKLRSLLPADSATDTDDGILVSGLDSEKIGELAASNGIVLHELSPQTGSLEQAFMQITGDSVEYHTGLETEARHALEPAN, from the coding sequence ATGATAGAGGCACGGGGCCTCACCAAACACTACGGAAAAACGCTCGCCGTCAACGATCTGTCCTTCGACGTCGCCCCCGGCGAGGTGACCGGTTTCCTCGGTCCGAACGGTGCCGGGAAATCGACCACCATGCGGATGATCCTGGGCCTGGACAATCCGACGAGCGGCCAGGTGACCATCGGCGGAAAGCGTTACACGGAACTGAAGAATCCACTTCGGACCGTTGGTGCACTGCTCGACGCCAAGTGGGTGCACCCGAACCGCTCGGCGCGGGCGCACCTGGCCTGGATGGCGAAGTCCAACCACATCCCGGCGCGCCGCGTCGACGAGGTGCTCGACATCGTCGGCCTGACCAGCGTCGCGGGCAAGCGCGCCGGCGGGTTCTCGCTGGGCATGTCGCAGCGGCTGGGGATCGCAGCGGCCCTGCTCGGCGACCCGGAGGTGCTGCTGTTCGACGAGCCGGTCAACGGCCTCGACCCGGAGGGCATCCTCTGGATCCGCAAGTTCATGCACCGCCTCGCCGACGAGGGCCGCACCGTCTTCGTCTCCAGCCACCTGCTGTCGGAGATGGCGCTGACCGCCTCCAACCTCGTGGTCATCGGCAAGGGCAAGCTGATCTCGCAGAGCACCACGAAGGAGTTCGTGGCCAGGGCCAGCGAGAACACCGTCAAGGTGCGCAGCCCGCAGCTGGCCAAGCTGCGCTCGCTGCTGCCCGCCGACAGCGCCACCGACACCGACGACGGCATCCTCGTATCCGGTTTGGACAGCGAGAAGATCGGCGAGCTGGCCGCGAGCAACGGCATCGTGCTGCACGAGCTGAGCCCGCAGACGGGTTCGCTGGAGCAGGCTTTCATGCAGATCACGGGCGATTCCGTCGAGTACCACACCGGTCTGGAGACCGAGGCCCGGCACGCTCTCGAGCCGGCGAATTAA